A genomic region of Colletotrichum destructivum chromosome 5, complete sequence contains the following coding sequences:
- a CDS encoding Putative ankyrin repeat-containing domain superfamily, basic-leucine zipper domain superfamily yields the protein MSPCHFKPRNYSTYVSVKSMAGAATSDHGASQLLQDLNKRERKRQQNRTAQRTYRRNQKHRIQALEAAVAQSINGLTPPREAMLLDDILYEHEPAAAPGDRAIDPVLTDSSPPLMADMARTALHRAVCSGNESMVRLLLERGADIAKPDGNGNTALHLAAESGGGELLQLLLEKSADPNAIDYLGRTALFAAVLGENETTTELLLKSPRIDVNAKDLMGNVALHMAVECGSEPLALLLLAHGADINA from the exons ATGAGCCCATGCCACTTCAAACCACGAAATTACTCAACATACGTATCGGTCAAATCCATGGCGGGAGCAGCTACTAGCGATCATGGCGCTAGCCAACTACTTCAAGACCTgaacaagagagagagaaagcggCAGCAGAATCGTACCGCGCAGCGCACGTATA GACGCAACCAAAAACACCGAATTCAGGCTCTTGAGGCAGCCGTCGCACAGTCTATCAACGGGCTGACGCCCCCACGAGAGGCTATGCTTCTGGACGACATACTCTACGAGCACGAGCCTGCAGCCGCTCCCGGCGATAGGGCCATCGACCCTGTCCTGACCGACAGCTCGCCCCCGCTGATGGCGGACATGGCTCGTACAGCGCTTCACCGGGCGGTGTGCAGTGGCAATGAGTCAATGGTTCGCCTTCTGTTGGAGCGAGGGGCGGACATTGCAAAGCCGGATGGCAATGGGAACACCGCCCTTCATCTTGCAGCCGAGAGCGGAGGCGGGGAACTTTTGCAGCTCCTGCTTGAGAAGTCCGCCGACCCCAATGCCATCGACTACCTAGGCCGTACCGCCCTGTTCGCCGCGGTCCTGGGAGAGAACGAGACGACGACCGAGCTGCTTCTCAAGTCACCGAGGATTGACGTAAATGCGAAGGACTTGATGGGCAATGTTGCGCTTCATATGGCTGTCGAATGCGGTTCTGAGCcccttgctcttcttctgctggcACACGGCGCCGACATCAATGCCTAG